The Populus nigra chromosome 19, ddPopNigr1.1, whole genome shotgun sequence genome includes a window with the following:
- the LOC133679368 gene encoding aspartate--tRNA ligase, chloroplastic/mitochondrial-like produces the protein MTLLLRSFPLITLRTTIPSSFPLFQNLLRYHFPKSLQAKRTRALVTLSASSSSPETILKPQQQQPNDTLHWVSRTNFCGQLSTNDVGTRVRLCGWVALHRVHGGLTFLNLRDHTGIVQVATSPDEFPDAHSIINDLRVEYVVVVEGVVRSRPVESVNKKLITGSIEVVAEHVQLLNAVKAKLPFLVTTADDAKDSVKEEIRLRYRCLDLRRQQMSSNIMLRHRVVKLIRRYLEDVQGFVEIETPILSRSTPEGARDYLVPSRIQPGTFYALPQSPQLFKQMLMVSGFDKYYQIARCFRDEDLRADRQPEFTQLDMELAFTTLEDMLRLNEDLIRKVFLEIKGVQLPNPIPRLTYAEAMSKYGSDRPDTRFDLHLKEVSDIFAESSFRVFADSLNSGGIIKVLCVPSGAKSYSNSALKKGDIYNEAIKSGAKGLPFLKVLDDGELEGISALVSSLDSTNKEQLLSRCSAGPGDLILFAVGHHPSVHRTLDRLRLFIANQLGLIDHSRHSILWVTDFPMFEWNETEQRLEALHHPFAAPNPEDMEDLSSARALAYDMVYNGVEIGGGSLRIYKREVQQKVLEIVGISPEQAEAKFGYLLEALDMGAPPHGGIAYGLDRLAMLLAGATSIRDVIAFPKTTTAQCALTRTPSEVDPQQLRDLSFCIQQ, from the exons ATGACTCTTCTCCTCCGATCCTTCCCTCTAATCACTCTCCGCACCACCATACCCTCCTCTTTTCCTCTCTTCCAAAATCTTCTCAGGTATCACTTCCCTAAGTCGCTTCAAGCAAAACGCACAAGAGCCCTCGTCACtctttctgcttcttcttcttcccctgaaaCCATTCTCAAGCCACAGCAACAACAACCTAACGATACCCTTCACTGGGTCTCTCGTACCAACTTTTGTGGTCAATTATCGACCAATGATGTTGGCACACGTGTTCGTCTCTGTGGCTGGGTTGCTCTTCATAGAGTCCATGGTGGTCTCACCTTTCTCAATCTTAGAGACCACACTGGCATTGTTCAG gttGCGACTTCGCCTGATGAATTTCCTGATGCGCATTCGATTATAAATGATTTGAGAGTGGAGTATGTGGTTGTTGTTGAAGGGGTTGTTCGGTCTCGGCCTGTTGAGTCTGTCAATAAGAAACTGATAACTGGTTCTATTGAG GTTGTTGCGGAACATGTTCAATTGTTAAATGCAGTGAAAGCAAAGTTGCCTTTTTTAGTTACTACAGCAGATGATGCTAAGGATTCTGTTAAGGAGGAGATTCGTTTGAG ATATCGATGTCTTGACTTACGGCGGCAGCAAATGAGTTCTAACATTATGTTGAGGCATAGAGTGGTGAAACTCATTAGAAGATATCTAGAGGATGTGCAGGGTTTTGTGGAG ATTGAGACCCCCATACTTTCTAGATCTACTCCGGAAGGTGCCCGGGATTATTTGGTGCCCTCAAGAATTCAG CCAGGAACCTTCTATGCTTTACCCCAGAGTCCACAACTCTTTAAGCAAATGTTAATGGTATCCGGTTTTGACAAATATTATCAAATTGCAAG ATGCTTTAGAGATGAAGATCTAAGGGCAGATCGACAACCTGAGTTCACTCAGCTAGATATGGAATTGGCGTTCACTACCTTGGAGGATATGCTGAGGCTCAATGAAGATCTTATCCGGAAG GTTTTTTTGGAGATTAAAGGTGTCCAGCTACCAAATCCAATCCCTAGGCTTACATATGCTGAAGCAATGAGTAAATATGGTTCAGACAGGCCAGACAcaagatttgatcttcatttgAAAGAA GTATCTGATATTTTTGCAGAGTCCTCTTTCAGGGTTTTTGCGGATAGCTTGAACAGTGGGGGTATTATTAAAGTACTATGTGTTCCTTCAGGTGCTAAAAGTTATTCAAACTCTGCTCTTAAGAAAGGTGATATTTACAATGAAGCAATCAAATCTGGAGCAAAGGGTTTGCCCTTTCTAAAGGTCTTGGATGATG GGGAGCTTGAGGGAATTTCTGCACTAGTGTCAAGTTTGGACTCAACAAATAAAGAGCAGTTGCTAAGTCGCTGCTCTGCAGGACCAGGGGATCTTATCTTGTTTGCAGTTGGTCATCATCCATCAGTTCATAGAACGCTCGATCGACTTAGGCTATTCATAGCCAATCAGCTGGGCTTGATTGATCAt TCCAGGCATTCGATTTTGTGGGTGACTGATTTCCCAATGTTTGAGTGGAATGAAACAGAGCAGAGGCTTGAG GCCTTGCATCATCCATTTGCTGCTCCCAATCCTGAAGACATGGAAGACCTTTCCTCTGCTCGTGCCCTTGCTTATGACATGGTTTACAATGGGGTTGAG ATTGGTGGCGGAAGTTTGAGAATTTATAAACGTGAGGTCCAACAGAAGGTTTTGGAAATTGTTGGCATCTCCCCTGAACAG GCTGAAGCGAAGTTTGGGTATCTTCTGGAGGCTTTAGACATGGGCGCTCCTCCACATG GGGGGATTGCTTATGGGCTGGACAGATTGGCTATGTTGTTGGCTGGGGCTACTTCCATCAGGGATGTCATAGCTTTCCCAAAGACAACAACTGCTCAGTGTGCCCTTACTAGGACACCATCAGAGGTGGATCCTCAACAGCTCAGAGATTTATCTTTCTGTATCCAGCAGTGA